The following coding sequences are from one Triticum aestivum cultivar Chinese Spring chromosome 5A, IWGSC CS RefSeq v2.1, whole genome shotgun sequence window:
- the LOC123107294 gene encoding oleosin Zm-II-like, giving the protein MATTALARAYQQHGRKQQQYQLLRRMEGLSLGSALRSDPHAPALAAAALLIPLGTVLLGLSGLFLLATLAGIALAAPLVLPFSPVLMPAALAVAGLGAPAFFAHRVGDDVRDALGTTKAWNVAIT; this is encoded by the coding sequence ATGGCCACGACAGCATTAGCGCGTGCGTACCAGCAACACGGCAGGAAGCAGCAGCAGTACCAGCTGCTACGGCGCATGGAGGGGCTGAGCCTGGGGTCTGCGCTCCGCAGCGACCCACACGCCCCCGCGCTAGCCGCGGCAGCGCTCCTCATCCCACTTGGCACCGTGTTGTTGGGCCTCTCCGGCCTCTTCCTGTTGGCCACGCTCGCCGGCATTGCGCTCGCGGCGCCTCTCGTTCTTCCCTTCAGTCCGGTGCTCATGCCCGCCGCGCTAGCCGTCGCGGGGCTCGGCGCCCCGGCCTTCTTCGCACATAGAGTTGGGGACGACGTCAGGGATGCTCTAGGCACCACCAAAGCGTGGAACGTCGCCATCACCTAG